One Lacticaseibacillus rhamnosus genomic window carries:
- a CDS encoding TetR/AcrR family transcriptional regulator produces MKNVVNDPQKVTRILATATTAFGQQGFAKTKTDDIAATAGVSKGLIFHYFGNKQDLYLDTFKTAYHRIYDHMNPHKWQDAPGLAAMMTQAVKYEMQLQLKFPDEYRLMMQAYADLSHFPKPLQQQIQQETQAISAEANRIFRQKIEQLPRRDGVSVADIFSVVSAVIAQQTATTTRMIATGHYRNFDDLQVVVDQMDRQLKIIEHGFLPD; encoded by the coding sequence ATGAAAAATGTCGTCAATGATCCGCAAAAAGTCACCCGAATTCTCGCAACGGCTACCACCGCTTTTGGCCAACAAGGCTTTGCTAAAACCAAAACCGATGATATTGCCGCAACGGCAGGTGTTTCTAAGGGGCTTATCTTCCACTACTTCGGTAACAAACAAGACCTTTATCTAGATACTTTTAAAACCGCGTATCATCGTATTTATGATCATATGAACCCCCATAAATGGCAGGACGCACCAGGACTGGCAGCGATGATGACGCAAGCCGTTAAATACGAGATGCAACTGCAGCTGAAATTTCCGGACGAGTATCGCCTTATGATGCAGGCTTATGCCGACTTATCGCATTTTCCTAAACCCTTACAGCAACAAATCCAGCAAGAAACCCAGGCAATTTCGGCTGAAGCCAACCGTATTTTCCGCCAAAAAATCGAGCAACTCCCGCGCCGGGACGGTGTTTCGGTTGCTGACATTTTTAGTGTGGTTTCCGCCGTCATTGCCCAGCAAACGGCTACCACCACCCGGATGATTGCAACCGGCCATTACCGCAACTTTGATGATTTACAGGTTGTCGTGGACCAGATGGATCGTCAGCTGAAAATTATCGAGCATGGGTTTTTACCTGATTGA
- a CDS encoding MFS transporter produces the protein MTKTTIEAKEQNTRHALFVITIVALMSFFGVLTETSMNVTFPTLMHDFHVSLTTVQWVTSGYLLAAALVMLSSAYMKRRFTNRQLFITAALLFIIGDLMCALAPVFWVLLIGRLVQAGCVGLCGPLMVNIILDTVPTSKLGTYMGVANLIILIGPALGPTFGGAVANFFDWRMIFWSTLPFALLLLILGQGRIKQYTHTSAFAFDWLRFAALGVALISLTVGLNGVSDRTWALAGVAGLVVVVAMLVFLWLSKHHAKALFKLDVFHDAGFLYSFLPYILLQFSNVGINFLLPNYVQTVDGASAFVGGLILLPGSVFNGLGQPVYGWMLDHFGGRLPLLLGNSLFTLGMLGFTIWGRHISVLWVTVLYLIFAIGRSMAFGNSTAYGLKVMAHQYQSDANALYSTGQQVTGSIGTTVLAGMMTAVTVPGLTHAQNVGIGSQLAFGLLLLIGLVNFGLYLRLFKATKSQD, from the coding sequence CGATGAATGTCACATTTCCAACGCTGATGCATGACTTTCATGTGTCGTTGACAACCGTGCAGTGGGTGACATCCGGTTATTTGTTAGCGGCCGCTTTGGTCATGCTTAGTTCAGCGTACATGAAACGCCGCTTTACCAATCGCCAATTGTTTATCACCGCGGCATTGCTTTTTATTATTGGCGATTTGATGTGTGCTTTGGCGCCGGTATTCTGGGTGTTGCTGATTGGTCGGCTGGTGCAGGCAGGGTGTGTTGGCTTGTGCGGACCGCTGATGGTGAATATTATTTTGGACACGGTGCCGACCAGCAAGTTAGGGACGTATATGGGCGTTGCTAATTTAATCATTCTCATCGGACCGGCTTTGGGGCCAACTTTTGGCGGTGCAGTTGCTAACTTTTTTGACTGGCGCATGATTTTCTGGAGTACGCTGCCGTTTGCCTTATTGTTATTAATTTTAGGACAAGGGCGGATTAAGCAGTACACGCATACTTCCGCATTCGCGTTTGACTGGTTGCGGTTTGCTGCGTTAGGGGTGGCGCTGATCAGTCTGACGGTCGGCTTGAATGGGGTGAGTGATCGAACGTGGGCGCTGGCCGGTGTGGCTGGTCTTGTGGTGGTGGTTGCCATGCTGGTTTTCCTTTGGCTGTCAAAACATCACGCCAAAGCTCTGTTTAAGCTGGATGTTTTCCATGACGCAGGCTTCCTGTATAGCTTTTTGCCTTACATCTTATTGCAGTTTTCCAATGTCGGCATTAACTTCTTGCTGCCTAATTACGTGCAAACCGTGGATGGGGCCAGCGCGTTTGTCGGTGGGTTAATCTTGTTGCCTGGCAGTGTGTTTAATGGACTTGGTCAGCCTGTATATGGGTGGATGCTGGATCATTTTGGCGGACGGCTGCCACTTTTGTTAGGCAATAGTTTGTTTACACTGGGCATGTTGGGCTTTACGATTTGGGGGCGGCATATTAGCGTGCTATGGGTCACGGTGCTGTACCTGATTTTTGCCATTGGCCGCTCGATGGCATTTGGTAACAGCACGGCTTATGGACTGAAGGTGATGGCACATCAGTATCAAAGCGACGCCAATGCGCTGTATAGTACCGGCCAACAAGTTACCGGTTCAATTGGCACCACGGTGTTGGCCGGCATGATGACCGCCGTCACCGTTCCGGGTTTAACCCACGCCCAAAACGTCGGGATCGGCAGTCAGCTGGCATTTGGCTTGTTGCTTCTGATTGGGTTGGTTAATTTTGGGTTGTATCTGCGACTCTTTAAAGCTACTAAAAGTCAGGATTAG